A genomic stretch from Desulfolutivibrio sulfodismutans DSM 3696 includes:
- a CDS encoding SpoIIE family protein phosphatase, giving the protein MRIRWKLLIFLLILVLPPIFLVRWYSIRETRALGTELAASAAEVMRDTANRELSQTVNLFAEAVNDTRDVLELALTLQAREAERLLAERPRHIEPIFFDTDYDRRDPRIGVLEPPRVLSDSSAAHTAKSDIAISIDHLVFRLSPDADMPAALKDAQALTRLLPVFRIIYLRHDDLMLWSYVSLDNGLHCAYPGHGGYPPDYDPRRREWYTQAKAQGRPVWNIMVDANTHQAIATLSMPIHGPSGAIIGVTGVDFPLDTLLLESDLSRRWTPAVRSMLLRPATEADGDPDAMVIVAMRDYMEHDTDWKTPLALERLEKEEPAAVAAMRQDIKDGRQGIVEMPYRGVPSVWAFKPVIEDGLTLAVIVPSEVIVASSRHAEDSVMERTKRMLRDTSVFALVINLLLVAAAAVASLAVTRPIARLARAAGKIAEGDLSARAEVKSHDELGDLAKAFNAMAPKLLERVKLKNDMALAMEVQRNLLPERPPVIPGMDIAAVCQFCDETGGDYYDFLSFSRERGDTCDVVLGDVTGHGISAALFMATGRALLHARADEDPDPARCITMVNRLLCRDTQLSGRFITLFFLSINLATGMLTWVRAGHDPALIYDPGKDDFDELMGAGIPLGVEESWEYGDNSHAGITAGQLLVLGTDGIWEAMNPAGEMFGKERFKDILRANASRTAQEVVDAVVAAVMAFVSPGRPEDDLTLVVIKALR; this is encoded by the coding sequence ATGCGCATTCGTTGGAAGTTACTCATCTTTTTGCTTATTCTTGTTCTTCCACCGATTTTTCTGGTGCGCTGGTACTCCATTCGCGAGACCCGCGCCCTGGGGACCGAGTTGGCCGCAAGCGCGGCCGAGGTCATGCGCGACACCGCCAACCGCGAACTGAGCCAGACCGTCAACCTGTTCGCCGAGGCCGTCAACGACACCCGCGATGTCCTGGAGCTGGCCCTGACCCTTCAGGCCCGGGAGGCCGAGCGACTCCTGGCCGAACGCCCTAGGCACATCGAACCGATTTTTTTCGACACCGACTACGACCGTCGCGACCCGCGCATCGGCGTTCTCGAGCCGCCGCGCGTGCTTTCCGACTCCAGTGCGGCGCACACGGCAAAATCCGACATCGCCATCTCCATCGACCATCTCGTTTTCCGCCTGTCCCCCGACGCCGACATGCCCGCCGCCCTCAAGGACGCCCAGGCCCTCACCCGGCTTTTGCCCGTTTTCCGCATCATCTACCTGCGCCACGATGATCTCATGCTCTGGAGCTACGTGAGCCTGGACAACGGCCTGCACTGCGCCTACCCCGGCCACGGCGGCTATCCCCCGGACTACGATCCCAGACGCCGGGAGTGGTACACCCAGGCCAAGGCCCAGGGTCGGCCGGTGTGGAACATCATGGTGGACGCCAACACCCATCAGGCCATCGCCACCCTGTCCATGCCCATCCACGGGCCGTCCGGGGCCATCATCGGGGTCACGGGGGTGGACTTCCCCTTGGACACCCTGCTCCTGGAAAGCGACCTGTCCCGGCGCTGGACCCCGGCTGTGCGCTCCATGCTGCTGCGTCCGGCCACGGAGGCGGACGGGGATCCCGACGCCATGGTCATCGTGGCTATGCGGGACTATATGGAACACGACACGGACTGGAAAACCCCCCTGGCCTTGGAGCGTCTGGAGAAGGAAGAGCCGGCGGCCGTGGCGGCCATGCGCCAGGACATCAAAGACGGCCGCCAGGGCATCGTGGAGATGCCCTACCGGGGCGTGCCGAGCGTGTGGGCCTTCAAGCCGGTCATTGAAGACGGCCTGACCCTGGCGGTCATCGTGCCCAGCGAGGTCATCGTGGCCTCCTCCCGCCACGCCGAGGACAGCGTCATGGAGCGCACCAAGCGGATGCTGCGCGACACCAGCGTCTTCGCCCTGGTCATCAATCTGCTTCTGGTGGCGGCGGCCGCCGTCGCCTCCCTGGCCGTCACCCGGCCCATCGCCCGTCTGGCCAGGGCCGCCGGCAAGATTGCCGAGGGCGACCTCTCGGCCCGGGCCGAGGTGAAAAGCCATGACGAACTGGGGGATCTGGCCAAGGCCTTCAACGCCATGGCCCCCAAACTGCTGGAGCGGGTCAAGCTCAAAAATGACATGGCCCTGGCCATGGAGGTGCAGCGCAACCTGCTGCCCGAACGCCCCCCCGTCATCCCGGGCATGGACATCGCCGCCGTATGCCAGTTCTGCGACGAAACCGGCGGCGACTACTACGATTTTTTATCCTTTTCCCGGGAACGCGGCGACACCTGCGACGTGGTTCTGGGCGACGTCACCGGCCACGGCATCTCGGCGGCCCTGTTCATGGCCACGGGGCGGGCGCTTCTGCACGCCCGCGCCGACGAAGACCCCGATCCGGCCCGGTGCATCACCATGGTCAACCGCCTTTTGTGCCGGGACACCCAGCTCTCCGGCCGGTTCATCACCCTGTTTTTTTTAAGCATCAACCTGGCCACCGGGATGCTTACCTGGGTTCGGGCCGGTCACGACCCGGCCCTGATCTATGATCCGGGCAAGGACGATTTCGATGAGCTTATGGGGGCCGGAATCCCCCTGGGGGTGGAGGAGAGCTGGGAATACGGGGACAACAGCCACGCCGGGATCACCGCCGGGCAGCTTCTGGTTCTCGGCACCGACGGCATTTGGGAGGCCATGAATCCGGCCGGGGAGATGTTCGGCAAGGAGCGGTTCAAGGATATTCTGCGCGCCAACGCCAGCCGGACGGCCCAGGAGGTCGTGGATGCGGTGGTGGCTGCGGTCATGGCCTTCGTCAGTCCCGGCCGCCCCGAAGACGATCTGACCCTTGTGGTCATCAAGGCATTGCGCTAA
- the rpsF gene encoding 30S ribosomal protein S6, with amino-acid sequence MRKYETLLLFSPELTSDNLQEILDTLKGIIEREGGVTETLDDWGMRDLAYMVRKQVRGHYIRLEYSLPPAGVAELERIVRITDGILKFVTVKLADKIAA; translated from the coding sequence ATGCGGAAGTACGAAACGTTGTTGCTTTTCAGTCCCGAGCTGACCTCGGACAACCTCCAGGAGATCCTGGACACCTTAAAAGGCATCATTGAGCGCGAGGGCGGCGTCACCGAAACCCTCGACGACTGGGGTATGCGCGATCTGGCCTACATGGTGCGCAAACAGGTTCGCGGCCATTACATCCGCCTGGAATACAGCCTGCCTCCGGCAGGCGTGGCGGAACTGGAACGCATCGTGCGCATCACCGACGGCATCCTGAAGTTCGTCACCGTCAAGCTGGCCGACAAGATCGCGGCATAA
- the rpsR gene encoding 30S ribosomal protein S18, which yields MAFKKKFTPKKKFCRFCANKNLPLDYKRADILKDFITDRGKIIARRITGTCAKCQRRLTTEIKRARQMALLYYTATHSTEFRKKM from the coding sequence ATGGCTTTTAAGAAAAAGTTTACGCCCAAAAAAAAGTTCTGCCGTTTTTGCGCCAACAAGAATCTGCCGCTGGACTACAAGCGCGCGGATATCCTGAAGGATTTCATTACCGACCGGGGCAAGATCATCGCCCGGCGGATCACCGGCACCTGCGCCAAGTGCCAGCGCCGGTTGACCACGGAGATCAAGCGCGCCCGGCAGATGGCTCTTTTGTACTACACCGCCACGCACAGCACCGAATTTCGCAAGAAAATGTAA
- the rplI gene encoding 50S ribosomal protein L9, which produces MQLILRADVENLGHLGEVVTVKPGYGRNYLVPQGLAMAATQANLKVFEQERKKLQARMDSTRAAAQEVADKLAALSLRIEVRVGENDKLYGSVTTAQIADLMAASGVEVDRKKIVLDEPIRALGDYEVEVKLHADVRGKVSLAVVRPGGQEEPKAPEVAEDSGTPAEEAAS; this is translated from the coding sequence ATGCAACTGATTCTTCGCGCCGACGTGGAGAACCTTGGCCACCTCGGAGAGGTGGTCACGGTCAAACCCGGCTACGGCAGAAACTATCTCGTGCCCCAGGGCCTGGCCATGGCCGCCACCCAGGCCAACCTCAAGGTCTTCGAGCAGGAGCGCAAAAAGCTTCAGGCCAGAATGGACTCGACCCGGGCCGCCGCCCAGGAAGTGGCCGACAAACTGGCTGCCCTGTCCTTGCGCATCGAGGTCCGGGTGGGCGAAAACGACAAGCTCTACGGATCCGTCACCACGGCCCAGATCGCCGACCTTATGGCCGCGTCCGGGGTTGAGGTGGACCGCAAGAAAATTGTCCTGGACGAGCCCATCAGGGCGCTTGGCGACTACGAAGTGGAGGTGAAGCTCCACGCCGACGTACGCGGCAAGGTTTCCCTGGCCGTGGTGCGTCCGGGCGGACAGGAAGAACCGAAGGCCCCGGAAGTGGCCGAAGATAGTGGAACCCCAGCGGAAGAAGCCGCGAGCTAA
- a CDS encoding phenylacetate--CoA ligase family protein, with product MLYDDAEKWSREEIEKAQIERLRRSLQQAAASRFYGALFREHGVNPDAVRGLDDVRRLPFTTKKDLREAYPDGLLAMPHADMVRMHVSSGTTGAPTVIYHTKNDLDWWASLMARCMHMVGIRPTDVFQNMSGYGLFTGGLGIHYGAERLGCLTIPAGAGNTKRQIKLITDFNVTAVHIIPSYALHLANVLRDMGVDPASLPIRFALVGAEPYTEAARRRLEEMFDMKVYNSYGLSEMNGPGVAFECTEQHGMHLWEDAYIAEIVDPETGEPVPEGELGELVMTTLGREGMPVIRYRTRDLTRFLPGPCPCGRVHRRIDRIAGRCDDMIIIKGVNIYPMQVEAILMAMPEVGQNYLIELDRVGVMDQITIKVEVKEEFFVEDMRALTGLQKRITSRLRDEILVTPRVELVEAKSLPQGEGKAKRVVDKRGTDS from the coding sequence GTGTTGTACGACGATGCCGAGAAATGGTCGCGTGAGGAGATTGAAAAGGCCCAGATCGAACGCCTGCGCCGCAGCCTGCAACAGGCCGCCGCCTCCCGGTTTTACGGCGCGCTTTTCCGTGAGCACGGGGTAAATCCCGACGCGGTACGCGGCCTGGACGACGTCCGCCGTCTGCCCTTCACCACCAAAAAAGACCTGCGCGAGGCCTATCCCGACGGCCTTTTGGCCATGCCGCATGCGGACATGGTGCGCATGCACGTCTCCTCCGGAACCACCGGCGCGCCCACGGTCATCTATCACACCAAAAACGACCTGGACTGGTGGGCCTCGCTCATGGCCAGGTGCATGCACATGGTGGGCATCCGCCCCACGGACGTCTTCCAGAACATGTCCGGCTACGGCCTTTTCACCGGAGGCCTGGGCATCCACTACGGGGCCGAGCGTCTGGGCTGCCTGACCATCCCGGCCGGGGCCGGCAACACCAAGCGCCAGATAAAGCTCATCACCGACTTCAACGTCACGGCCGTGCACATCATCCCGTCCTACGCCCTGCATCTGGCCAACGTGCTGCGCGACATGGGCGTGGACCCCGCGTCCCTGCCCATCAGGTTCGCCCTGGTGGGGGCCGAGCCCTACACCGAGGCGGCCCGTCGCCGCCTGGAAGAGATGTTCGACATGAAGGTCTACAACTCCTACGGCCTGTCGGAGATGAACGGCCCGGGCGTGGCCTTCGAGTGCACCGAGCAGCACGGCATGCACCTGTGGGAGGACGCCTACATCGCCGAGATCGTGGACCCCGAGACCGGGGAGCCTGTGCCCGAGGGCGAACTGGGAGAACTGGTCATGACCACGCTTGGGCGCGAGGGCATGCCGGTCATCCGTTACCGCACCCGCGACCTGACCCGCTTTCTGCCCGGCCCCTGTCCCTGCGGCCGGGTGCATCGGCGAATCGACCGCATCGCCGGGCGCTGCGACGACATGATCATCATCAAGGGCGTGAACATCTATCCCATGCAGGTGGAGGCCATCCTCATGGCCATGCCCGAGGTGGGCCAGAACTACCTGATCGAGCTTGACCGGGTGGGGGTCATGGACCAAATCACCATCAAGGTGGAGGTCAAGGAAGAGTTCTTCGTGGAGGACATGCGCGCCCTAACCGGCCTGCAAAAACGCATCACCTCCAGGCTTCGCGATGAAATCCTGGTCACCCCCAGGGTGGAGCTGGTGGAGGCCAAAAGCCTGCCCCAGGGCGAGGGCAAGGCCAAACGGGTCGTGGACAAGCGGGGAACCGATTCATGA
- a CDS encoding DUF456 domain-containing protein has protein sequence MSYVWAALYLSLLFAVLGLHILSLPANWVLLGLVALWGWLAPGAHFGWQFYALLIGLAVVGEAIEFVAQYYGSKKYGATGKGNLGGMLGAITGALLGAPFFFGLGALAGAIAGAYFGCYFFERHQGRDQAEARHAAWGAMYGKVLGMAAKIGLGGAMWVAAVQKIWP, from the coding sequence ATGAGCTACGTCTGGGCTGCGCTGTATCTGTCCCTTCTGTTCGCCGTTCTCGGACTGCATATCCTGAGCCTCCCGGCCAACTGGGTTCTGCTTGGGCTGGTGGCCCTGTGGGGCTGGCTTGCCCCGGGGGCGCATTTCGGCTGGCAGTTCTACGCCCTGTTGATCGGGCTGGCCGTGGTGGGCGAGGCCATCGAATTTGTGGCCCAATATTATGGTTCCAAAAAATACGGGGCCACGGGCAAGGGAAACCTGGGCGGCATGCTCGGGGCCATCACCGGGGCGCTTTTGGGCGCGCCGTTTTTCTTCGGCCTGGGCGCGCTGGCCGGGGCCATTGCCGGGGCCTATTTCGGATGCTATTTCTTCGAACGCCATCAGGGCCGGGACCAGGCCGAGGCCAGGCACGCGGCCTGGGGCGCCATGTACGGCAAGGTGTTGGGCATGGCGGCCAAGATCGGCCTGGGCGGGGCCATGTGGGTGGCCGCAGTGCAAAAAATCTGGCCATAG
- the thrC gene encoding threonine synthase, protein MLTGGDFPKYRGRMEYVCLGCGQRYDIRELYYTCPKCSGVFVLEDTTFDSLAEFPPSYWQSLFDKRAATRTTGLRGIFRYHELTAPVVEEQDIVYLGEGHTPMVAANDALREKVGVPFFYKNDGQNPSASFKDRGMACAFSYLKHLVRANDWDSVLTVCASTGDTSASAALYAAYVGGPIKSAVILPKGKVTPQQLAQPLGSGATVLEVPGVFDDCMKVVEYLADNYRVALLNSKNAWRILGQESYAFEIAQWRAYDTYRTCVFVPIGNAGNITAIMGGFLKLKRLGIIPSLPRIFGVQSEHADPVYRYYSVAEAKKRRYEPVAVTPSVAQAAMIGNPVSFPRVKHFAEQYEKIGGPGSFQVIRVSEQDIIEGMLLANRHGHISCTQGGECLAGLRAAVTLGLVEPSEESILDATAHHLKFIGFQDMYYTNTFPPEYGITPRPEFVNAPETVISDDDKASLSPADYTAKAAQAVVTRLGLTGRG, encoded by the coding sequence ATGCTTACAGGTGGTGATTTCCCCAAATATCGTGGGCGGATGGAATACGTCTGCCTGGGCTGCGGACAGCGTTACGACATCCGCGAACTGTATTACACCTGCCCCAAATGCAGCGGGGTTTTCGTGCTCGAAGACACCACCTTCGACTCCCTGGCGGAGTTTCCGCCAAGCTACTGGCAAAGCCTGTTCGACAAGCGGGCCGCCACCCGGACCACGGGGCTGCGCGGCATCTTCCGCTATCACGAGCTGACCGCGCCCGTGGTGGAGGAGCAGGACATCGTCTACCTGGGCGAGGGCCATACCCCCATGGTGGCCGCCAACGACGCCCTGCGCGAAAAGGTGGGCGTGCCCTTTTTCTATAAAAACGACGGCCAAAACCCCAGCGCCTCCTTCAAAGACCGGGGCATGGCCTGCGCCTTCAGCTATCTAAAGCACTTGGTCCGGGCCAACGACTGGGATTCGGTGCTGACCGTATGCGCCTCCACCGGCGACACCTCGGCCTCGGCCGCGCTCTACGCCGCCTACGTGGGCGGCCCCATCAAAAGCGCCGTGATCCTGCCCAAGGGCAAGGTCACCCCGCAGCAACTCGCCCAGCCGCTCGGCAGCGGAGCCACGGTTCTGGAAGTCCCCGGGGTCTTCGACGACTGCATGAAGGTCGTGGAATACCTAGCCGACAATTACCGCGTGGCGCTTCTCAATTCCAAAAACGCCTGGCGCATCCTGGGCCAGGAGTCCTACGCCTTCGAGATCGCCCAGTGGCGGGCCTACGACACCTACCGCACCTGCGTGTTCGTGCCCATCGGCAACGCCGGAAACATCACGGCCATCATGGGCGGCTTCCTCAAGCTCAAGCGCCTGGGGATCATCCCCTCCCTGCCGCGCATCTTCGGCGTCCAGTCCGAGCACGCCGACCCGGTCTACCGCTATTACAGTGTGGCCGAGGCCAAAAAACGCCGCTACGAACCCGTGGCCGTCACCCCCAGCGTGGCCCAGGCGGCCATGATCGGCAATCCCGTGTCCTTCCCGCGCGTCAAACACTTCGCCGAGCAGTACGAAAAGATCGGCGGCCCGGGCAGCTTCCAGGTCATCCGGGTCAGCGAACAGGACATCATCGAAGGCATGCTCCTGGCCAACCGGCACGGGCACATCAGCTGCACCCAGGGCGGCGAATGCCTGGCCGGGCTTCGCGCCGCCGTCACCCTCGGCCTCGTCGAGCCCTCGGAAGAATCCATCCTGGACGCAACGGCGCATCATCTGAAATTCATCGGCTTCCAGGACATGTACTATACCAATACCTTCCCCCCGGAATACGGCATCACGCCGCGCCCGGAGTTCGTCAACGCGCCGGAAACCGTCATCAGCGACGACGACAAGGCCAGCCTCTCACCCGCCGACTATACCGCCAAGGCCGCCCAGGCCGTGGTGACGCGCCTCGGCCTGACCGGCCGGGGATAG
- a CDS encoding TlyA family RNA methyltransferase: MAKRKERVDQWLVEQGVCDSRERAKRLVMAGMVYVVAGEKRERVDKPGRQFGEDVVFEVSGGERFVGRGGYKLLTAIEAFGIEVAGKVGMDAGASTGGFTDCLLQHGAARVYAADVGHSQLHEKLRGDARVVVLEGVNLRHAGPDLLPEAVDILVLDVSFISLTLVLPPCLAFVRPGGEVVALVKPQFELGPERTDKGVVRREEDQAEAVARVTDFARQECGLELVGVTPSKIKGPKGNQEYLAYFKKSLETA; the protein is encoded by the coding sequence ATGGCCAAACGAAAAGAGCGGGTGGATCAATGGCTGGTGGAGCAGGGGGTGTGCGACTCCCGGGAGCGCGCCAAGCGGTTGGTCATGGCCGGGATGGTGTATGTGGTGGCCGGTGAGAAGCGGGAGAGGGTAGACAAGCCGGGACGCCAGTTCGGGGAGGATGTTGTTTTTGAGGTGAGCGGGGGGGAGCGATTTGTCGGCAGGGGCGGGTACAAGCTGCTGACGGCGATTGAGGCGTTCGGGATTGAGGTTGCGGGGAAGGTCGGGATGGATGCGGGGGCCTCGACGGGCGGCTTTACGGACTGCCTGTTGCAGCATGGCGCGGCGCGCGTCTATGCCGCGGATGTCGGCCATTCGCAGTTGCATGAGAAGCTGCGCGGCGATGCCCGGGTGGTGGTGCTGGAAGGGGTGAATCTGCGGCATGCCGGGCCGGATCTTTTGCCCGAGGCCGTGGACATTTTGGTGTTGGACGTGTCGTTCATCTCGCTGACGCTGGTGTTGCCGCCGTGTCTGGCGTTCGTGCGGCCGGGCGGCGAGGTGGTGGCGCTGGTCAAGCCCCAGTTCGAGCTGGGGCCGGAGCGCACGGACAAGGGCGTGGTGCGTCGCGAGGAGGATCAGGCCGAGGCTGTGGCCAGGGTCACGGATTTCGCCCGGCAGGAATGCGGCCTGGAACTGGTGGGCGTGACGCCGTCGAAGATCAAAGGCCCCAAGGGCAACCAGGAATATCTGGCCTATTTCAAGAAATCTCTCGAAACGGCTTGA
- a CDS encoding CoA activase: MTVPPPPSLTGKTLLMPNMTPTGSPLLVAALRAFGVNAVVMPTMNGLALGKELTSGKECFPCQVTLGDVLHYLSQEKTRLKEAFAAKDYVYFMPEAGGPCRFGMYNTLHRIVLDRFPEFRETSIVTLSTDDGYDSSAIFPRGSAGPFRKLAFTAMILADVLDRIACRTRPYETVPGAVDACISAALDDMGREIEASGASLDFSPLDRLAAETAKKAARLIDRTLPRRPRVGIVGEIYVRSHPGSNQELIRTLETLGAEVVNASLTEWFNFVTHLNRRDAAQSFQACFKDLNVPGLAAAARFRLVSRLTMQWQLKRQNAVYARVRPHLDIAADHDVAHLETYLDSERLYSFAIGTEAGISIAGALAYAHDAFDGVVNVFPFTCMPSTICSAILKPMLLKQNIPYLDSPHDGSNQPNRDITLRTFMHQVARRAELRMMGGSKG, translated from the coding sequence ATGACCGTTCCCCCGCCCCCCTCGCTCACGGGTAAGACCCTGCTCATGCCGAACATGACCCCCACCGGATCGCCGCTTTTGGTGGCGGCCTTGCGGGCCTTTGGCGTCAATGCCGTGGTCATGCCCACCATGAACGGCCTCGCTCTTGGCAAGGAACTGACCTCGGGCAAGGAGTGCTTCCCCTGCCAGGTGACCCTGGGCGATGTCCTGCACTATCTTTCCCAAGAAAAAACACGGCTCAAAGAGGCCTTTGCAGCCAAAGACTACGTCTATTTCATGCCCGAGGCCGGAGGCCCCTGCCGCTTCGGCATGTACAACACCCTGCATCGCATCGTCCTGGACCGCTTTCCGGAATTTCGCGAAACGTCCATCGTCACGCTCAGCACCGACGACGGCTACGACTCCTCAGCAATCTTCCCCCGCGGGTCCGCCGGTCCCTTCCGCAAGCTGGCGTTTACGGCCATGATCCTGGCCGATGTCCTGGACCGTATCGCCTGCCGGACCCGGCCCTACGAAACGGTTCCCGGCGCCGTGGACGCCTGCATCTCCGCCGCCCTGGACGACATGGGCCGGGAAATCGAGGCCTCGGGCGCGTCCCTGGACTTCTCCCCCCTGGACCGCCTAGCCGCCGAAACGGCCAAAAAGGCCGCCCGGCTCATCGACCGCACCCTGCCCCGGCGGCCCCGGGTGGGCATCGTGGGCGAAATCTATGTGCGCTCCCATCCCGGCTCCAACCAGGAACTCATCCGGACCCTGGAGACCCTGGGGGCCGAGGTGGTCAACGCCTCCCTCACGGAATGGTTTAACTTCGTCACCCACTTGAACCGCCGCGATGCCGCCCAGTCCTTCCAGGCCTGCTTCAAAGACCTCAACGTCCCCGGGCTTGCCGCCGCCGCAAGATTCCGGCTCGTCTCCCGCCTGACCATGCAGTGGCAGCTCAAACGCCAAAACGCCGTCTACGCCCGGGTGCGCCCCCACCTGGACATCGCCGCAGACCACGACGTGGCCCATCTGGAAACCTATCTCGACAGCGAACGTCTCTACAGTTTCGCTATCGGCACCGAGGCCGGAATCAGCATCGCCGGGGCCCTGGCCTACGCCCACGACGCCTTCGACGGCGTGGTCAACGTCTTCCCCTTCACCTGCATGCCCAGCACCATCTGCTCAGCCATCCTCAAACCCATGCTGCTCAAACAAAACATCCCCTACCTGGATTCGCCCCACGACGGCTCCAACCAGCCCAACCGCGACATCACCCTGCGGACCTTCATGCATCAGGTCGCCCGCCGCGCCGAGTTGCGGATGATGGGCGGGAGTAAGGGGTAG